The DNA region GTCTGGCAACCGGCCCGCGCCAAGGCCGAGGCCGACGCGGCGGTGCTGGAACAGATGCTCCACGCCGACGGCATCGCCGGCCCGCTGGAGCCCTGGGACTGGCGCTTCTACTCCGAGAAACGCCGCAAGGCACTGCACGACCTAGACGAGGCCGCGCTGAAACCCTACCTGTCGCTCGACGCCATGCTTGCGGCCATGTTCGGCTGTGCCACCCGCCTCTTCGGGCTGGAGTTCCGCGAAATCGACGGCCCCTTCTACCACCCCGACGTGCGGGGCTGGGAGGTCACCAGGAATGGCCAGCACATCGCCGTCTTCCTGGGCGACTACTTCGCCCGCCCCTCCAAACGCTCCGGCGCCTGGTGCTCTGCCCTGCGCTCGCAACGCAAGCTCGGCGGCGACCAGCGCCCCGTCGTGGTGAACGTCTGCAACTTCGCCAAGGGCGATCCCTGCCTTCTGTCCTGGGATGACGCCCGCACGCTGTTCCACGAATTCGGCCATGCCCTGCACCAGATGCTCTCCGACGTGACCTTCGGCTTCATCTCGGGCACCTCGGTCGCGCGCGACTTCGTGGAACTGCCCTCGCAGCTTTACGAGCACTGGCTGGAGGTGCCGCAGGTGCTGGACGCCCATGCCCGGCATCACGAGACCGGCGCACCGATGCCCGCCGACTTGCGCGACCGTCTTCTGGCAGCGGCGACCTATGACCAGGGTTTCGCCACGGTGGAGTTCGTGGCCTCGGCGCTGGTGGACCTCGCCTTCCACGAAGGCGCCGCGCCCGCCGACCCGATGCAGAAGCAGGCCGAGGTGCTGGAAGGCATCGGCATGCCGCGCGCCATCCGCATGCGCCACGCCACCCCGCATTTCGCGCATGTGTTCTCGGGCGACGGCTATTCCGCCGGCTATTACAGCTACATGTGGTCCGAAGTGATGGACGCCGACGCCTTCGCCGCTTTCGAGGAAGCGGGCGATCCCTTCGACCCGGAGACTGCGCGGAAGCTGGAACAGCACATCCTGTCGGCCGGCGGCAGCGATGAGGCGGAGCAGTTATACACCCGCTTCCGCGGCAGGATGCCGGGTGTAGAGCCCTTGCTGCGGGGCCGCGGGCTACTGGAACCCGCCTGAGAACGGGTCAACCGGATAGCGCACCCCGGTCAGGTAAAGCCCCTGCGGCGGGCAGACCGGGCCGCAGGCGGCCCGGTTCTTCGCTTCCAGAGCCTCGGCCACCCGTTCGGGGGGCCAGGCGCCCGCCCCCACCCGCTCCAGCGTGCCAACGATGGAGCGGACCTGGTTGTGCAGAAAGGAACGCGCGCGCAAGTGGAACCGAATTTCCGCGCCTGAGGGGAGCAGATGTTCGGTAATGGAAATCTCGTCCAGGGTTTTGACCGGGCTTGCGGCCTGGCAGATCGAAGAACGGAAAGTCGTAAAATCGTGCCGCCCCACCAGATGCGCCGCTCCCGCGCGCATCGCAGGCACGTCCAGCGGGTTCAGCACTTGCCAGACCCGCCCCTTGTCATGCGTGACGGGGGCGCGGCGGCAGACCAGGCGGAAGGTATAGCGCCGTTCCACCGCCGAAAACCGCGCGTGAAAGTCGTCTGCCACCCGCGCAACGTCCAGCACCGCCACCGGCGCGGGCTTCAGGTGCCAGTTCAGCGCCTCGCCCAGGCGGAACGGGTCCCAGTCCCGGGCCAGATCGGCATGGGCCACCTGCCCGGTCGCATGTACCCCGGTATCCGTGCGCCCCGCCCCGGTGACAAGCGGACCGTCAGGATCCAGCCGGGCCAGCGCCGACTCCAGCGCCGCCTGCACAGAGGGCTGGCCTTCGGCCTGCCGCTGCCAGCCGTGGAACGGCAGGCCGTCGTATTCGATGAGAAAGGCGAAACGGGGCATGGGAAACGCAGCATGGGCGGATGAGCGGCCCTAACGCGGGTCGGCGCGGAAGTCCACCGCACCCCTACCCATCCCCGCCGCGACTGCCTATCTTCGCCTCTGATCGGAGAGTTTCTTGACCTTCACCAGCCTTACCGACGGTCTGACACGCGGCATCGGGGATCTTATGTCGCCGCTGACCAATCTTGTGTCCGAACCCGTGATCCGACTGGGGGTCACCGGCCTGTCGCGCGCGGGCAAGACCGTGTTCATCACCGGGCTTGTCGCCAACCTGCTGGACCGGGGCCGGATGCCGCAGCTGACCGCCGAGGCGCAGCGGCGGATCGAGGCCGCCTGGCTGCAGCCCCAGCCCGACATGACGCTGGCACGGTTCGACTTCGAGGGCCACCTCGCCGCCATGACCGGCGACGATCCGCGCTGGCCAGACAGCACTCGCGCCGTCAGCGAGCTGCGCCTGTCCTTCCGCCTGCGTCCAGCCGGCTTCTTCGGGCTTGGCCCCACGACGTTGCACCTCGACATCGTGGATTACCCCGGCGAATGGCTGCTGGACCTTGGCCTTATGGACAAGACCTATGACGAATGGTCCGAGGCCACTTTGGCCCGCATTGCCGCCCGGCCCCAGGCCCGCGATTTCATGGCAACTGCCCGCGCCGAGGACGGTGCGCTGCGGCTGGACGAGACGCGCGCTCGCGCC from Neotabrizicola shimadae includes:
- the truA gene encoding tRNA pseudouridine(38-40) synthase TruA; translation: MPRFAFLIEYDGLPFHGWQRQAEGQPSVQAALESALARLDPDGPLVTGAGRTDTGVHATGQVAHADLARDWDPFRLGEALNWHLKPAPVAVLDVARVADDFHARFSAVERRYTFRLVCRRAPVTHDKGRVWQVLNPLDVPAMRAGAAHLVGRHDFTTFRSSICQAASPVKTLDEISITEHLLPSGAEIRFHLRARSFLHNQVRSIVGTLERVGAGAWPPERVAEALEAKNRAACGPVCPPQGLYLTGVRYPVDPFSGGFQ
- a CDS encoding M3 family metallopeptidase, translating into MTNPLLSPWEGAFALPPFALIRDDHFAPAFETALAEARANIAAIAENPEPPTFANTIAALEQAEETLDRVGGVFWNLAGADSTDAREALQRDLAPKLSAFASEVTNNKPLFARIETLWQARDTLGLTPEELRVLTLYRRMFVRSGAMLDGAEAERLTAVKSRLAVLGTTFGQNLLAEERDWVLDLSEDDLAGLPGFVVDAARAAGSERGRPGPVLTLGRSLIVPFLQFSPRRDLRQKAYEAWTARGANGNAQDNRAVAAEILKLREERARLLGYPSFAAYKLEPEMAKTPDAVRDLLMRVWQPARAKAEADAAVLEQMLHADGIAGPLEPWDWRFYSEKRRKALHDLDEAALKPYLSLDAMLAAMFGCATRLFGLEFREIDGPFYHPDVRGWEVTRNGQHIAVFLGDYFARPSKRSGAWCSALRSQRKLGGDQRPVVVNVCNFAKGDPCLLSWDDARTLFHEFGHALHQMLSDVTFGFISGTSVARDFVELPSQLYEHWLEVPQVLDAHARHHETGAPMPADLRDRLLAAATYDQGFATVEFVASALVDLAFHEGAAPADPMQKQAEVLEGIGMPRAIRMRHATPHFAHVFSGDGYSAGYYSYMWSEVMDADAFAAFEEAGDPFDPETARKLEQHILSAGGSDEAEQLYTRFRGRMPGVEPLLRGRGLLEPA